From one Bradyrhizobium sp. Ash2021 genomic stretch:
- a CDS encoding gamma-glutamylcyclotransferase, producing the protein MSTITLPETEFSEGDLWVFGYGSLMWRPGFEFLEQAPARLIGEHRALCVYSFVHRGTPEKPGLVLGLDRGGACRGIAFRVAEKNRAATIAYLREREQVTSVYREVTRSVWLENEARQRVSALAYVVDRGHVQYAGRLSLAEQLRHVQQGHGQSGVNRDYVLATVKAIEAAGFRDTQLHQLAMMLHDAHPLHPLRQGEREAP; encoded by the coding sequence ATGTCGACGATTACCTTGCCCGAGACGGAATTCTCCGAAGGCGACCTGTGGGTGTTCGGCTATGGCTCGCTGATGTGGCGTCCGGGCTTCGAATTCCTCGAACAGGCCCCGGCGCGGCTGATCGGGGAGCATCGCGCGCTCTGCGTTTACTCGTTCGTCCACCGCGGGACGCCGGAAAAGCCGGGCCTCGTGCTCGGGCTCGATCGCGGCGGCGCCTGCCGCGGCATCGCCTTCCGGGTCGCCGAGAAGAACCGCGCCGCCACCATCGCCTATTTGCGTGAACGCGAGCAGGTCACCTCGGTCTATCGCGAGGTGACGCGTTCGGTGTGGCTGGAGAACGAGGCGCGGCAACGCGTCAGCGCACTGGCCTATGTGGTCGATCGCGGCCATGTGCAATATGCCGGACGGCTGTCGCTGGCGGAGCAACTGCGCCACGTGCAGCAGGGCCACGGCCAGTCCGGCGTCAACCGCGACTATGTGCTCGCGACCGTGAAGGCAATCGAGGCCGCTGGCTTTCGCGATACGCAATTGCATCAGCTCGCCATGATGCTGCACGACGCGCATCCGCTGCACCCGCTCCGGCAGGGCGAGCGGGAAGCGCCCTAG
- a CDS encoding DUF2125 domain-containing protein, with protein MPDMSPAPRRRPLWRLFLMPALLVVAACAWSGFWFYAASEVGVRADAWRAQEAKSGRVYDCGNRSVAGFPFRLEVRCDDASVALLSQTAGSQAPFTAKLGEILVVAQIYDPKLLIAEFKAPATISERGQPPSMMVNWSKGRSSVVGLPAVPQRVSLVFDDPAIDRVNGSVQTPLARARNVELHGRIAEGSPADHPVIETVLQIAGGSVQEVHPLLAAPFDADVRTKLSGLKDFSPKPWPERFREIQAVGGHVEIVQSRIQQGDLIAVAAGTLGLNASGRIEGELQMTVAGIEKVIPALGIEKMLEQGVPQATLDRVAPGVKSQDINGLFGALDRAIPGLGKVVKQNASVGVTAGINSLGSEAVLEGKKARAFPLRFVDGAVFLGPLKVGDIPPLF; from the coding sequence ATGCCTGACATGTCCCCCGCGCCGCGCCGGCGCCCGCTTTGGCGCCTTTTCCTCATGCCCGCTCTGCTCGTGGTTGCAGCCTGCGCCTGGAGCGGATTCTGGTTCTATGCGGCTTCCGAGGTCGGCGTGCGCGCCGACGCTTGGCGGGCCCAGGAAGCCAAATCCGGCCGGGTCTATGATTGCGGCAACCGCTCGGTCGCCGGCTTCCCGTTCCGCCTCGAAGTCCGCTGCGACGATGCCAGCGTGGCGCTGCTGTCGCAGACCGCGGGATCGCAGGCGCCGTTTACGGCCAAGCTCGGCGAAATCCTGGTGGTGGCGCAAATCTACGATCCGAAATTGCTGATCGCCGAATTCAAGGCGCCGGCCACCATTTCCGAGCGCGGCCAGCCGCCGTCGATGATGGTGAACTGGAGCAAGGGCCGCAGCAGCGTGGTCGGGCTGCCCGCCGTGCCGCAGCGCGTCTCGCTGGTGTTCGACGATCCCGCGATCGATCGCGTCAACGGATCGGTGCAGACGCCGCTCGCCCGCGCCAGGAATGTCGAGCTGCATGGCCGCATCGCCGAGGGCTCGCCGGCGGATCACCCCGTGATTGAAACCGTGTTGCAGATCGCCGGCGGCAGCGTGCAGGAGGTGCATCCGCTGCTCGCAGCGCCCTTCGATGCCGATGTGCGCACGAAGCTCAGCGGCTTGAAGGATTTTTCGCCAAAACCCTGGCCCGAGCGGTTTCGCGAAATCCAGGCCGTGGGCGGCCATGTCGAGATCGTGCAGTCGCGAATCCAGCAGGGCGACCTGATCGCGGTTGCCGCCGGCACGCTGGGCCTCAATGCCAGCGGCCGGATCGAAGGCGAATTACAGATGACGGTCGCCGGTATCGAGAAGGTGATTCCCGCGCTCGGCATCGAGAAGATGCTGGAACAGGGCGTGCCGCAGGCAACGCTCGATCGCGTCGCGCCCGGCGTCAAGAGCCAGGACATCAACGGCCTGTTCGGCGCGCTCGACCGCGCGATCCCGGGGCTTGGCAAGGTCGTCAAGCAGAACGCCAGTGTCGGCGTCACCGCCGGAATCAACTCGCTCGGCAGCGAAGCGGTGCTGGAAGGCAAGAAGGCGCGGGCCTTTCCGCTGCGCTTCGTCGACGGTGCGGTGTTTCTCGGCCCGTTGAAGGTAGGGGACATCCCGCCGCTGTTCTGA
- a CDS encoding prephenate/arogenate dehydrogenase family protein: MSVDGNAAPHFKKVALIGFGLIGGSIARGARLQGLAGEIVTTARSEKTRARVAELGIVDRVVATNAEAVKDADLVILCIPVGACGPVAQEIAAFLKPGAIVSDVGSVKGAVAREMAPFIPPGVHFVPAHPVAGTEHSGPDSGFAELFINRWCILTPPEGTDAGAVEKLRAFWAGLGARVEIMTPDHHDLVLAITSHLPHLIAYTIVGTADELEEVTSSEVIKFSAGGFRDFTRIAASDPTMWRDVFLNNKDAVLEMLGTFNEDLSKLTRAIRRNDGEALFEHFTRTRAIRRGIVEIGQDSAAPDFGRPHEHLTKKPG; encoded by the coding sequence GTGAGCGTTGACGGGAACGCTGCGCCGCATTTCAAGAAGGTCGCGCTGATCGGCTTCGGCCTGATCGGCGGCTCGATCGCGCGCGGCGCCCGGCTGCAGGGGCTTGCGGGCGAGATCGTCACGACCGCGCGCTCGGAGAAGACCCGCGCGCGCGTGGCCGAACTCGGCATCGTCGACCGCGTAGTGGCGACCAACGCCGAAGCCGTCAAAGACGCCGACCTCGTCATCCTCTGCATTCCCGTCGGCGCCTGCGGCCCGGTGGCGCAGGAGATCGCGGCTTTCCTCAAGCCGGGCGCGATCGTTTCCGACGTCGGTTCGGTCAAGGGCGCGGTCGCACGCGAGATGGCGCCGTTTATTCCCCCGGGTGTGCACTTCGTCCCCGCGCATCCGGTCGCCGGCACCGAGCATTCCGGCCCGGATTCCGGATTTGCGGAATTGTTCATCAACCGCTGGTGCATCCTGACGCCGCCGGAAGGCACCGACGCGGGCGCGGTGGAAAAACTGCGCGCGTTCTGGGCCGGCCTCGGCGCCAGGGTCGAGATCATGACGCCGGATCATCATGATCTCGTGCTCGCGATCACCAGCCATCTGCCGCATCTGATCGCCTACACCATCGTCGGCACCGCCGACGAACTCGAAGAGGTGACGTCGTCGGAGGTCATAAAGTTCTCCGCCGGCGGCTTTCGCGATTTCACCCGCATCGCAGCCTCCGATCCCACGATGTGGCGCGACGTGTTCCTGAACAACAAGGACGCGGTGCTGGAGATGCTCGGCACCTTCAACGAGGATCTGTCGAAACTCACGCGCGCCATCCGCCGCAATGACGGCGAAGCGCTGTTCGAGCATTTTACCCGCACCCGCGCCATCCGCCGCGGCATCGTCGAGATCGGCCAGGATTCCGCCGCGCCCGATTTCGGCCGGCCGCATGAACATCTGACGAAGAAGCCGGGTTGA
- the hisC gene encoding histidinol-phosphate transaminase, translating into MSRPVPNPGILDIAPYTPGKSPVAEPGRKVFKLSANETPFGPSPKAIAVYKDAAAHLENYPEGTSRVLRQAIGRAFGLDPDRIICGAGSDEILNLLAHVYLTHGDEAISTTHGFLVYPIATMANGARNVVAPETNFTADVDAILSRVTPRTKLVWLANPNNPTGTYLPFDEVKRLRGGLPEHVLLVLDAAYSDYVSRNDYELGIELVATTENTVVTHTFSKIHGLASLRIGWMFGPAHIVDAVNRIRGPFNVSTPAMLAAVAAIEDTAHVQMSRTHTEKWRNWLTDEVTKLGLKVTPSVANFILIHFPLEQGRTSADADAFLTRRGLVLRALNNYGLPHALRMTIGTEEANRLVVDGLRDFMAARMAVK; encoded by the coding sequence ATGTCCCGCCCCGTGCCGAATCCCGGCATTCTCGATATTGCGCCCTACACGCCCGGCAAGAGCCCGGTGGCGGAGCCGGGCCGCAAGGTGTTCAAGCTGTCCGCCAACGAGACGCCGTTCGGGCCGTCGCCGAAGGCGATTGCGGTCTACAAGGACGCCGCGGCGCATCTGGAGAACTATCCGGAGGGCACATCGCGGGTGCTGCGCCAGGCGATCGGCCGCGCCTTCGGGCTCGACCCGGACCGCATCATCTGCGGCGCCGGCTCGGACGAGATCCTCAATCTGCTTGCGCACGTCTATCTCACCCATGGCGACGAGGCGATCTCGACCACCCATGGCTTTCTGGTCTATCCGATCGCGACGATGGCGAACGGCGCCAGGAACGTCGTCGCGCCCGAAACCAATTTCACCGCCGACGTCGACGCGATTCTGTCGCGCGTCACGCCGCGCACCAAGCTCGTCTGGCTCGCCAACCCGAACAACCCGACCGGCACTTACCTCCCGTTCGACGAGGTCAAGCGGCTGCGCGGCGGCCTGCCGGAGCACGTGCTGCTGGTGCTCGATGCCGCCTATTCCGACTACGTGTCGCGCAACGACTACGAACTCGGCATCGAGCTGGTGGCGACCACCGAGAACACGGTGGTGACGCACACGTTTTCGAAAATCCACGGCCTCGCGTCGTTGCGGATCGGCTGGATGTTCGGCCCGGCCCACATCGTCGACGCGGTCAACCGGATTCGCGGCCCCTTCAACGTCTCGACGCCGGCGATGCTGGCGGCGGTGGCGGCGATCGAGGACACCGCGCATGTCCAGATGTCCAGGACGCACACCGAAAAATGGCGCAACTGGCTGACGGACGAAGTGACAAAACTCGGCCTCAAGGTGACGCCGAGCGTGGCCAATTTCATCCTGATCCATTTCCCGCTCGAGCAGGGCAGGACGTCGGCTGATGCCGACGCGTTCCTGACCCGGCGCGGGCTGGTGCTGCGCGCGCTGAACAATTACGGCCTGCCGCACGCGCTGCGCATGACCATCGGCACCGAGGAAGCCAATCGGCTCGTGGTCGACGGTTTGCGCGACTTCATGGCGGCCAGGATGGCTGTCAAGTGA
- a CDS encoding chorismate mutase yields MSKAPPAPPSLAVLRKEIDAIDEQVHQLLMARGDIIDRLIQVKETQEVGSAFRPAREADMMRRLVERHRGILPIDTVESIWRVIISTFTYVQAPFSVHADVSVGESAMRDSARFHFGFVVPYVAHFSAQAAVEAVAKSKGDLALVSATSSRTPWWIGLEPDGAPKIIARLPFLERADHPAALPVFVVSRVADNAMVTEVETWSVRVSGWNADIARAIAPLAEIVAVPDTAFDGAALLVSIAGTGLEKIRTALIEAGASVRSSALVGSHATRYTVPPNGAAKP; encoded by the coding sequence ATGTCCAAAGCACCCCCCGCCCCGCCCTCGCTGGCGGTGCTGCGCAAAGAGATCGACGCGATCGACGAGCAGGTCCATCAGCTCTTGATGGCGCGCGGCGATATCATCGATCGCCTGATCCAGGTGAAGGAGACCCAGGAGGTCGGCTCGGCGTTCCGTCCGGCGCGCGAGGCCGACATGATGCGGCGACTGGTCGAGCGTCATCGCGGCATCCTCCCGATCGATACCGTCGAGAGCATCTGGCGCGTCATCATCTCGACGTTCACGTATGTGCAGGCGCCGTTCTCGGTGCATGCGGATGTCTCGGTCGGCGAATCCGCGATGCGGGATTCGGCGCGGTTTCATTTCGGCTTCGTCGTGCCTTATGTGGCGCATTTCAGCGCCCAGGCCGCGGTCGAGGCGGTGGCGAAATCGAAGGGCGATCTGGCGCTGGTCTCGGCCACCTCCAGCCGCACGCCGTGGTGGATCGGCCTCGAGCCTGATGGCGCGCCAAAAATCATCGCGCGGCTGCCGTTCCTCGAGCGTGCCGATCATCCGGCGGCATTGCCGGTGTTCGTGGTCTCCCGCGTCGCCGATAACGCGATGGTGACCGAGGTCGAGACCTGGAGCGTGCGCGTCTCCGGCTGGAATGCCGATATCGCGCGTGCGATCGCGCCGCTCGCCGAAATCGTCGCCGTCCCCGATACCGCCTTCGACGGCGCGGCGCTGCTGGTATCGATCGCAGGCACCGGGCTGGAAAAGATCAGAACCGCGCTGATCGAGGCCGGCGCCTCGGTGCGCTCATCGGCCCTCGTCGGCAGCCACGCAACGCGCTATACGGTGCCCCCGAACGGGGCGGCCAAACCCTAA
- a CDS encoding homoserine O-acetyltransferase: protein MTKVQSIASPAIHGEDRAHEADHPTSQLAKFGMDQPLKLDCGIDLAPFQIAYQTYGELNADRSNAILVCHALTGDQHVNNPHPVTGKPGWWDTMVGPGRPLDTNSYFIICSNVIGGCMGSTGPASINPATAKVWGLDFPIITIPDMVRAQTMLIDRLGIETLFCVVGGSMGGMQALQWTAAFPERVFSTLAIACSTRHSAQNIAFHELGRQAVMADPDWRAGRYFEHGTHPHRGLGVARMAAHITYLSDAALHRKFGRRMQDRDLPTFSFDADFQVESYLRYQGSSFVERFDANSYLYLTRAMDYFDIAADHDGALARAFRGIKTRFCVVSFTSDWLFPTAESRALVHALNASSARVSFAEIETDRGHDAFLLEVPEFFDISRAFLQSAGKARGLGSNDAEPS, encoded by the coding sequence ATGACCAAGGTGCAGTCGATAGCAAGTCCCGCGATCCACGGCGAGGATCGCGCCCATGAGGCCGATCATCCGACGTCGCAGCTCGCGAAGTTCGGGATGGATCAGCCGCTCAAACTCGATTGCGGCATCGATCTGGCGCCGTTCCAGATCGCCTACCAGACCTATGGCGAACTCAACGCCGATCGCTCCAACGCCATTCTGGTCTGCCATGCGCTGACCGGCGATCAGCATGTCAACAACCCGCACCCGGTGACGGGCAAGCCGGGCTGGTGGGACACCATGGTCGGCCCCGGCCGGCCGCTCGACACCAACAGCTACTTCATCATCTGCTCCAACGTGATCGGCGGCTGCATGGGCTCGACCGGCCCGGCCTCGATCAACCCCGCCACCGCAAAAGTCTGGGGGCTCGATTTTCCCATCATCACCATTCCCGACATGGTGCGTGCGCAGACCATGCTGATCGATCGCTTGGGGATCGAGACGCTGTTCTGCGTGGTCGGCGGCTCGATGGGCGGCATGCAGGCGCTGCAATGGACCGCGGCTTTCCCCGAGCGCGTGTTCTCGACGCTGGCGATCGCCTGCAGCACGCGGCATTCGGCGCAGAACATCGCGTTCCACGAATTGGGCCGTCAGGCCGTGATGGCCGACCCCGACTGGCGCGCCGGGCGCTATTTCGAGCACGGCACGCACCCGCATCGCGGGCTCGGCGTGGCGCGGATGGCCGCGCATATCACCTATCTCTCCGATGCCGCCCTGCACCGCAAGTTCGGCCGGCGGATGCAGGACCGCGACCTGCCGACGTTTTCGTTCGACGCCGATTTCCAGGTCGAAAGCTATCTGCGCTACCAGGGCTCGTCGTTCGTCGAGCGTTTCGATGCCAACAGCTATCTCTATCTGACGCGGGCGATGGACTATTTCGATATCGCCGCCGACCATGACGGCGCGCTGGCGCGGGCGTTCCGCGGCATCAAGACGCGGTTCTGCGTGGTGTCGTTCACGTCAGACTGGCTGTTCCCGACCGCGGAATCGCGGGCGCTGGTGCATGCGCTCAATGCGTCGAGCGCGCGGGTGTCGTTTGCCGAGATCGAAACCGATCGCGGCCACGACGCCTTCCTGCTGGAGGTGCCGGAATTCTTCGACATTTCCCGCGCCTTTCTGCAGTCCGCGGGCAAGGCGCGCGGACTCGGAAGCAATGACGCTGAGCCATCATGA
- the metW gene encoding methionine biosynthesis protein MetW, with product MSIQQTLPLAGVTPDRTGNYRSDHLLVAEMIERGSKVLDVGCGDGELLMLLESRGIDGRGIELSREGVNRCVAKGLAVVQGDADTDLVNYPDDAFDYVILSQTLQATRQPKVVLENLLRIGHRAIVSFPNFGFWKMRLQLLVGGHMPRTENLPATWYDTPNIHFCTIKDFVQLCDEINVKMERAVALDLYGRPLRLNLPWWFWNMFGEQGVFLLSRGKAK from the coding sequence ATGAGCATCCAGCAGACCTTGCCGCTCGCGGGCGTCACGCCTGACCGCACCGGGAATTATCGCAGCGATCATCTTTTGGTCGCCGAGATGATCGAGCGCGGCTCAAAGGTGCTCGACGTCGGCTGCGGCGACGGCGAATTGCTGATGCTGCTGGAAAGTCGGGGCATCGACGGCCGCGGCATCGAGCTGTCGCGCGAGGGCGTCAACCGCTGTGTCGCGAAGGGCCTTGCCGTGGTGCAGGGCGACGCCGATACCGACCTCGTCAATTATCCGGACGATGCCTTCGACTACGTGATCCTGTCGCAGACGCTGCAGGCAACACGGCAGCCGAAGGTGGTGCTGGAGAATCTGCTGCGGATCGGCCACCGCGCCATCGTCTCGTTCCCGAATTTCGGGTTCTGGAAGATGCGGCTGCAGCTCCTGGTCGGCGGCCACATGCCGCGCACGGAAAACCTGCCGGCCACCTGGTACGACACGCCGAACATCCATTTCTGCACCATCAAGGATTTCGTGCAGCTCTGCGACGAGATCAACGTCAAGATGGAGCGCGCAGTGGCGCTCGATCTCTACGGCCGCCCCTTGAGGCTCAATCTGCCCTGGTGGTTCTGGAACATGTTCGGCGAGCAGGGCGTGTTTTTGCTTAGCCGCGGCAAGGCGAAGTAG
- a CDS encoding alpha/beta hydrolase codes for MPYAVTKDNVRLHYEEAGNGTPIIFLHEFAADHTNWEPQMRYFSRGHRCIAYSARGYAPSDVPPTADVYTYKHFYTDALAVLDHLGIAKAHLIGLSMGSYSSLQIGLNAPERALSMTLAAVGSGSNLENLEAFRKQCRANAEQYEAIGSVEVAKATREAPSRIPFLLKDPRGHADFYAALARHDAKGSANTMRSFQGGRPSIYTLVEAIRKVPTPALILCGDEDDNCIEPSLFLKQHLPAAGLSFFPKSGHVLNLEEPALFNEMVERFIALVEAGRWPVRDPRSMMATPV; via the coding sequence ATGCCCTATGCCGTCACGAAAGATAATGTCCGTCTCCATTACGAAGAGGCGGGAAATGGAACTCCGATCATTTTCCTGCACGAATTCGCGGCCGACCACACCAATTGGGAGCCGCAGATGCGCTACTTCTCGCGCGGCCACCGCTGCATCGCCTATTCCGCGCGCGGCTACGCGCCGTCCGACGTGCCGCCGACAGCCGATGTCTATACCTACAAGCATTTCTACACCGACGCGCTTGCGGTGCTCGATCATCTCGGAATCGCAAAGGCGCATCTCATCGGCCTGTCGATGGGCTCCTATTCGTCGCTGCAGATCGGCCTCAACGCGCCCGAGCGCGCGCTGTCGATGACGCTGGCCGCCGTCGGCTCCGGCTCGAACCTCGAAAATCTCGAAGCTTTCCGCAAGCAATGCCGGGCCAACGCCGAGCAATATGAGGCGATCGGATCAGTCGAAGTCGCCAAAGCCACGCGAGAGGCGCCGAGCCGGATTCCGTTTCTGCTGAAAGACCCGCGCGGTCACGCCGATTTCTATGCCGCCCTGGCCCGCCACGACGCCAAAGGCTCGGCCAACACCATGCGCAGCTTTCAGGGCGGCCGGCCCTCGATCTACACCCTGGTGGAGGCGATCCGGAAAGTGCCGACGCCGGCGCTGATCCTGTGCGGCGACGAGGACGACAATTGCATCGAGCCCAGCCTGTTCCTGAAGCAGCATTTGCCCGCGGCGGGGCTCTCGTTCTTCCCGAAGTCGGGCCACGTGCTCAATCTGGAGGAGCCGGCGCTGTTCAATGAGATGGTCGAGCGTTTCATCGCGCTGGTCGAAGCAGGGAGGTGGCCGGTGCGTGATCCGAGATCGATGATGGCTACGCCAGTCTAG
- a CDS encoding TIGR02594 family protein translates to MVQLFAFRRSLRSIALALCSMAIAISATPASARSHHGAGRHARAYHAGHYARRYAHRHYRQVVRGSHWDRGVAQMQARGFADTNASLVPNTGGVTTQGSFGASNVVAEARRYLGGNPTGRGSLWCARFMNLVLQHSGYKGTGSDMAASFAHYGQRVSGPQVGAIAVMGRRGGGHVGIITGIDASGNPIMISGNNGNRVREAPISRGRIYAYVMPTG, encoded by the coding sequence ATGGTTCAGTTGTTTGCGTTTCGCCGGTCGCTTCGTTCTATCGCGCTGGCATTGTGTTCAATGGCCATCGCCATTTCCGCCACTCCCGCTTCAGCAAGATCTCACCACGGCGCAGGGCGACATGCTCGCGCCTATCACGCCGGCCATTATGCGCGGCGCTACGCTCACAGGCACTATCGGCAAGTAGTGCGCGGTTCGCACTGGGATCGCGGCGTGGCGCAAATGCAGGCGCGCGGCTTTGCCGATACCAACGCCAGTCTGGTGCCGAACACCGGCGGCGTCACAACGCAAGGCAGCTTCGGTGCCTCGAACGTCGTTGCCGAAGCACGCCGTTATCTCGGCGGCAACCCGACCGGCCGCGGCAGCCTGTGGTGCGCGCGGTTCATGAACCTGGTGCTGCAGCATTCCGGCTATAAGGGCACCGGCTCCGATATGGCTGCTTCCTTCGCGCATTACGGCCAGCGCGTCTCCGGCCCGCAGGTCGGCGCGATCGCCGTGATGGGGCGGCGCGGCGGCGGCCATGTCGGCATCATCACCGGCATCGATGCCTCCGGAAATCCGATCATGATCTCGGGCAATAACGGCAACCGGGTCCGCGAAGCGCCGATCTCGCGCGGCCGGATTTATGCCTACGTCATGCCGACGGGCTAG
- a CDS encoding class I SAM-dependent methyltransferase, protein MPPKESLEAPESRLRATGKLVFGDSRTALVFNRRKPAMRTAADFNLYYAAPDPWHISHARFRDNVLRRCLKPFIRDKSVLELGCGEGHLTQTIFSKARSVVGIDISDVAIGRAKSLNLPNARFESADFLQASFEGYDVIAAIECVHYLSLEEQGALLKKVANEHSGKIFLLSGPIVDYRRHFSHKRLMHEFTTLGFTPLKFYNLSVYWHPRSSRIIANLIKLPLGYTLLDWIPESMIYQRLYALRAPKHP, encoded by the coding sequence TTGCCCCCAAAGGAAAGTCTGGAAGCGCCGGAATCGCGCCTGCGCGCCACAGGCAAATTGGTTTTTGGAGACTCGCGAACAGCGCTTGTTTTCAATCGGCGGAAACCAGCAATGCGAACGGCTGCAGATTTCAATCTCTATTACGCGGCCCCGGACCCCTGGCATATTTCTCACGCGCGATTCAGGGATAACGTGCTGCGCCGATGTCTGAAGCCATTCATCCGGGACAAATCCGTTCTTGAACTCGGTTGTGGTGAAGGCCACTTGACCCAGACAATTTTTAGCAAAGCACGATCCGTGGTTGGCATTGACATAAGCGATGTAGCGATCGGTCGCGCTAAATCGCTAAACCTGCCAAATGCCAGATTTGAAAGCGCTGATTTTTTACAAGCGTCATTCGAGGGTTACGACGTGATCGCAGCCATCGAATGCGTCCACTATCTGTCGCTGGAGGAGCAGGGAGCGCTTCTGAAGAAAGTTGCCAACGAACACTCCGGCAAAATATTTCTGCTTTCGGGTCCAATTGTGGACTACAGAAGGCACTTCAGTCATAAGCGATTGATGCACGAGTTCACGACTTTAGGGTTCACTCCGCTTAAATTTTATAACCTGTCGGTTTATTGGCATCCGCGTTCATCCAGAATTATCGCTAACCTGATCAAGCTGCCACTTGGATACACTTTGCTTGATTGGATACCAGAGTCGATGATCTACCAGCGACTATACGCACTTCGAGCACCGAAACATCCCTGA
- a CDS encoding nuclear transport factor 2 family protein translates to MDDRTVRMALQRHWDASDASDFKVEHEIYREDAVLDYPQSGERIRGRHNIQESRTVQPNKKRFTVRRMIGSGDLWVTEFVLTYDGVPSYAVSIMEFREGLVANETQYFADRFDPAPSRAHLVERVGEITSF, encoded by the coding sequence ATGGACGATCGAACCGTGCGGATGGCGCTGCAGCGCCATTGGGATGCTTCGGACGCGAGCGATTTCAAGGTCGAACATGAAATCTACCGCGAGGATGCTGTGCTTGATTATCCGCAATCGGGCGAGCGGATCCGCGGTCGGCACAACATTCAGGAGAGTCGAACCGTCCAGCCAAACAAGAAGCGGTTTACGGTCCGGCGAATGATCGGCAGCGGTGATCTCTGGGTCACTGAATTCGTACTTACCTATGACGGCGTACCATCCTACGCGGTGAGCATCATGGAATTCCGCGAAGGATTGGTGGCCAACGAAACGCAATATTTCGCCGATCGGTTTGACCCCGCACCCTCGCGTGCGCATCTTGTTGAACGAGTGGGCGAAATCACATCGTTCTAA
- a CDS encoding DUF4239 domain-containing protein translates to MMNLLISLLVFALIFGGALAGMAVRPLLSEHHLHSDSKDVVKLTAGLIGTLTALVLGLLIASAKTTFDQKTNRVRQMTATVILLDDLIMQYGPEATSVRKLLRQSIPPMADRIWHEQASPTGKPVRFESSVEAWAFYDELERLSPNNDTQRSLQSRAIAAFTEGAQMRLQLFTQAGSSIPTPFLVIMVFWLSAIFVSATLFARANMVVTISLFVCALSFAGAIFLVLELDDPFTGLMGISSSILRSALLPLNS, encoded by the coding sequence ATGATGAATCTATTGATTTCGTTGCTTGTGTTCGCGCTGATATTTGGCGGCGCCCTGGCTGGGATGGCCGTTCGGCCGTTATTGTCGGAACACCACTTGCACTCGGACTCCAAAGACGTCGTAAAGCTGACCGCGGGCCTGATTGGCACACTGACCGCACTCGTACTGGGTCTGTTGATCGCATCCGCAAAAACTACGTTCGACCAGAAAACAAACCGGGTCAGGCAGATGACCGCAACGGTCATCCTTCTGGACGATCTGATTATGCAGTACGGACCGGAAGCAACCTCTGTCCGAAAGCTCCTGCGGCAGAGCATACCACCGATGGCTGATCGCATTTGGCACGAGCAAGCGAGCCCAACCGGGAAACCCGTTCGCTTCGAGTCCAGCGTGGAGGCGTGGGCATTCTATGATGAGCTCGAACGGCTATCGCCGAACAACGATACGCAACGCTCCCTGCAGTCTCGCGCTATTGCGGCTTTCACGGAAGGCGCGCAAATGCGACTGCAGTTGTTTACGCAGGCCGGCAGTTCAATTCCGACGCCCTTTCTGGTAATTATGGTATTTTGGCTGAGCGCGATCTTTGTGAGCGCCACCCTGTTTGCGCGGGCGAACATGGTCGTCACGATCTCGCTGTTTGTATGCGCGCTGTCGTTTGCCGGCGCGATCTTTCTGGTTTTGGAGCTGGATGATCCTTTCACGGGACTCATGGGGATTTCAAGCTCGATACTGCGGAGTGCACTTTTGCCGCTGAACTCGTAA